aattcgtaCATGTTTTCTAACTTTATGAATATTATtggaaattcaaataaaataaaattaatgaATGCTTTTTCTAAAGTGTGTTAATGGAATGTTGGTTCTGATACTGTCATGCAGGACCGGTGACCCAAGCAGTGTCCACTTTGAAGGAAAAACTTTAAAGCTTTCTTGGGCCTCTATTTGTAGGGAGCTTAGTAATTGTAATTAGGATTGTTTAAATTCAATGCTTTTTCCAAAACAAATGAATATTTTGGAAATTCACAAAATTAAAAATTCCTATTTTAAAAGTATGCTAATGGATGTTGGTTCTGATACTGTTATGCAAGACAAATGACCCGACCAGACGGTTACAAACGCTGTCCACTTCAAAAaaaagggagggggggggggggttaaatctCTTCTAGCCTCTCCGAGGGAGCTTAGAAAGAAATTAATTTTTCGAAATACTaatgctccctccgttccacaatgtactgcgtataattttttttaaagtcaaactttgaccaaatttataaagAAAAGTATTAACCAGATATATATAAAAATATGAAACGACGTcttttgatgaatctaatgatccTAGATGTAAATGTCTTTCTCCACAAACTTGATCAAAGTTGTTGAGTTTTGACTTTTCCGAAAATTTATACGCACATTTTTTTTTAATGCAAAATTTATACGCACATTATGCAACGAGGGAGTAATACTGTAGAGAAACTCAACATATGTACCGGTGCCGATACCGACTCGAAGCCTCCAGCACGTTCCCCTTTTTAATCCTGTCGCCTTTTGCCGCACCTTCCGTACCGACTCGACTCCGTTCCGTCCCAATCGAATCGACCGCGAGCGACTTCGGCTCAACCGAAACATCACCGACCCACCAATGGCGACGAGGCCGGGCGACGATGCCGCGCAGCCCCCGCCGAAGCGCCCCCGCCACGACGGCGACCAAGCCgaccccgagccggcgccgccgcGCGTGCAGCTCAACCCGGCGGACTGCGACCTCGGTAAGCACACACACACCCGCACGCACACCCGCCGAAACTAAAACTGTCTGCAAACCCTCGCTCACGCCCGGACACGCGTCCcgccgcttctctctctctctccagactTCGACGTCGGCGCCGGCGGGCTGCGGGGGGAGGCGCTGCACGGGGGCGGGTTCGCCTACTGCTGGTCGGGTGCGCGCGCGACGGCCGGGGCCCGGGGCGGCGGGCGCTACTGCTTCGGGTGCAGGGTGGTGGCGGAGCAGGCCGTGGAGATGGGCGACACGGAGGCCGCCCAGCGCCACCTCTGCCGCGTCGGCGTCTCGAGGGGGGACGACCCCGTGGGCGGCctcggggaggccggcggccgCGGCTTCGGGTTCGGGGGCACGGGGAAGCTCTCCCACCGGGGCAAGTTCTTCGATTACGGCGCCACGTTCGGGGTCGGGGACACCGTCGTCTGCGCCGTGGACCTCGATTCCAAGCCCATGGCCTCGATTGGGTTCGCCAAGAACGGCGAGTGGCTCGGCGTTGCTCACTACTTTTATGCCGGCCACAAAGGGTTTGGTCTGGTTGATGCTCCTGTCAGGCCAATGCAGTGGGAGTCGGCAATTTTCCCGCACGTTCTGCTGAAGAATGTCGTCGTCGAGATGCAGTTTAGCAGGGAGGATGGGCTGGAGCTGGTCGATGGCTACGAGCCCTGGTCCTCAGCTCTCGTCGATGGCAATGCGGTGTTCGGGCCTGTGTTTCCGGAACAGAAGGAGTGTGAGGTTATGATGATGGTCGGCCTCCCGGCGTCGGGGAAGACTACTTGGGCAGAGAAGTGGGTCAAGGAACATCCGGAGAAACGCTTTGTCCTTCTTGGAACTAACCTTGCATTGGACCAAATGAAGGTAACCGCAACCCCGCCGCCCATCTTACAAGCACTGTTTGTGCTCTCGGAATTTGCTTTTCATCTTGTTGTGCTGTTTGCAGGTGCCAGGATTGCTCCGTAAGAACAACTACGGTGAGCGCTTTGACCGTTTGATGGATCATGCCACACAGATTTTCAACACATTGCTGGACAGAGCCGCAAGGATCCCCCGCAATTACATTCTCGACCAAACAAATGTGTACAAAAGCGCCCGCATTCGCAAGCTGAGGCCATTTGCAAACTACTATAAAGTAAGCCGCCGAAAAAGAGACATACCCTGTTTTCAGGAGTTTTTATTAAATAAATTAATAGAGTGCTAATGTTGGATGGCTTATATCTTATACGGAACAGATTGCTGTGGTCGTTTTCCCATCGTCAACTGAACTCAATTCCCGGGCAGCAAAACGATTCCAGGAGATGGGGAAAGATgtaccagctgaagcagttgaccAGATGACAGGTAACTATCTAGACAAACTTTTGGGTGTTTTTTATCCCTGTTCTATCTACATCCTTTATAAGTCACTAATTTGCTAAATGCTTCTCTTTTCAGCCAATTTTGTCTTGCCACTGTCAAAGGATATGCCTGGTTCAAAGGAGCCTTTCGATGAGGTATACTACAAATCATGATAATGCAATGCATCGTTTGGCCACTTCATGTTTTTATCCAACTCATTTTTTCTTCATGTGTGCACAGGTGATTTTTGTGGAGCTTTCCAGGGATGATGCCCAGAGAGACCTCGACGAGATGAAACGCTTGCTGCCAAGAGCCTCAACTCCCAGCCATGGCAATTTCAGTAACCAGATGGTACGGTGTCATTATTCTTTCTGAAATTGTTCTGCCCATGCGTCTTTCCATATAACGATCCTAAGTGACAACAGCAATGCCCTGACTTCTCTGAGATTGTTTTCCAGGTTAGCTCAGCATATACCGGGAGTGTTTCTGCGGCAGGACCATCTCCGTCGTCAAGCTTTGAACCACCAATGAACTACTCATATGGACAAGGCGTGCATGCTCCGGGTGCGCCGTCTGGCTACTCAAGTGCTCCACATCAGATCCAGTCAAGCTACTCGAATGCCCCATATCAGCAACAGACATGCGCAAGCTACCCGAATCCGAGCTACCCAAACACCGCAGACCAGCATCAAGTTCACGCAAGCTACCCAAGCACCGCAGACCAGCATCAAGTTCACACAAGCTACGCAAGCACCGCGAACCAACATCAAGCCTACGGAAGCTACCCAAGCACCCCGCTTCCTGGATATGGATCACAAAATGCATATGGTTCCCAAGGGTACCCAAGTCCATACAGCAGCCCTGGTTACGCGACGAACATCTACCAGACTCCTGAGCCAGTGGGAGACTACGTGGGATCCGGCTATGGACCTGCAACTCCAGTCCATGCCCAGCCATTGCCTCAAGCTGTTCATCAGCGTCATGAGGAGCTCTGGCAGTTATGGACCATATGGACAGCAGCCTCTTGGTAAGCGCTTAGCTCAAGCCCGAGGCTCTTACTTTAGTTAACTCTATTACATACACCCAAGTTGATTCCGCCTtccgcacctccccctcctccctacTACATGAATGCGCAGCCAGGCCGTTACTACATGCCTCTGTAATTTGCTTTTGAGGTTCCCAGGAAACTGTTTCTTGGATTGTGACATTATGTATAGTTTTGCACGTATGAGAAGATGGCCTTTCCTGCATTATCAGCATTGTTTCCCTAATTGCTCGAGAAAAATGATTCTCTGATGAGTTTCAGTTCAATGCCTTGCTTAACAGACTTCTGTGGATGCCA
This region of Triticum aestivum cultivar Chinese Spring chromosome 2D, IWGSC CS RefSeq v2.1, whole genome shotgun sequence genomic DNA includes:
- the LOC123055024 gene encoding heterogeneous nuclear ribonucleoprotein U-like protein 1, which encodes MATRPGDDAAQPPPKRPRHDGDQADPEPAPPRVQLNPADCDLDFDVGAGGLRGEALHGGGFAYCWSGARATAGARGGGRYCFGCRVVAEQAVEMGDTEAAQRHLCRVGVSRGDDPVGGLGEAGGRGFGFGGTGKLSHRGKFFDYGATFGVGDTVVCAVDLDSKPMASIGFAKNGEWLGVAHYFYAGHKGFGLVDAPVRPMQWESAIFPHVLLKNVVVEMQFSREDGLELVDGYEPWSSALVDGNAVFGPVFPEQKECEVMMMVGLPASGKTTWAEKWVKEHPEKRFVLLGTNLALDQMKVPGLLRKNNYGERFDRLMDHATQIFNTLLDRAARIPRNYILDQTNVYKSARIRKLRPFANYYKIAVVVFPSSTELNSRAAKRFQEMGKDVPAEAVDQMTANFVLPLSKDMPGSKEPFDEVIFVELSRDDAQRDLDEMKRLLPRASTPSHGNFSNQMVSSAYTGSVSAAGPSPSSSFEPPMNYSYGQGVHAPGAPSGYSSAPHQIQSSYSNAPYQQQTCASYPNPSYPNTADQHQVHASYPSTADQHQVHTSYASTANQHQAYGSYPSTPLPGYGSQNAYGSQGYPSPYSSPGYATNIYQTPEPVGDYVGSGYGPATPVHAQPLPQAVHQRHEELWQLWTIWTAASW